From one Bombus affinis isolate iyBomAffi1 chromosome 9, iyBomAffi1.2, whole genome shotgun sequence genomic stretch:
- the LOC126920118 gene encoding uncharacterized protein LOC126920118 produces the protein MDCNNHNIDQLLSFDQLYRMYKEIGDVESELLECQKECATTEIEIYNVNQLKDKGTYVLENVKRRYNDLEEELKEVHCNYLKCIEKTNNETIQQKIDSLTLQRDNLRRELEELNKAADENTKKIMAVKKMIKIQEKKNMALIRKLKKFQITPDLNDRVNMILTDPRLTKQKNSN, from the exons ATGGACTGTAACAATCATAATATTGATCAATTATTATCATTCG ATCAATTATACCGAATGTACAAGGAGATAGGCGATGTTGAATCAGAATTACTAGAATGCCAAAAAGAATGTGCAACTACCgagatagaaatatataatgtGAATCAATTAAAAGATAAGGGGACATATGTATTGGAAAATGTGAAGAGAAGATACAATGACTTAGAGGAAGAATTAAAGGAAGttcattgtaattatttaaaatgcATCGAGAAGACAAACAATGAAACTATTCAACAGAAAATTGATTCATTAACATTGCAGAGAGATAATTTGAGAAGAGAATTAGAAGAATTAAACAAAGCAGCAGACGAAAATACTAAAAAAATAATGGCAGtgaaaaaaatgattaaaattcaAGAG aagaaaaatatgGCGCTAAtacgaaaattgaaaaaatttcaGATAACGCCAGATTTAAATGATAGAGTAAATATGATCCTAACTGATCCCAGACTTACCAAACaaaaaaattctaattaa